TGGCAGGGAGAAAGCCTAGTTGCAAAAGATAAGGTTTGTATAGAGTCTCTCACCATTGAGGACAAGTTTATAAATTAACTGCTGCATACCAGACATCTATATTTGATGCTAATGAATGAACGGCAAACTGATTTCCTTTCtttaaatcacaaaaactaattGAAGGGAATTCTCTAGATTTGAGGAGGCAATAGTTGGCGATCAAAAATTCAGAAGTTCTACTTCTCTGCTAACTAAGGAGCAAGTACAAATTTCCAAAGCAAACAATCATATAAACAATAAGAACTCAAACCCTGACCTTCCCTCAGAGAGAAGAAAGGGCTTCAAATTATTCCTTTTCTCATACATTCAatcagagaaggaaaaaaaacacaaacaatctGTAGCACAGGGACGTCAGGGTTTATTTTTTGGACTGTAAGAAGATATTGTGTACCACACATACCATCTTCCCGTGCATTTCCATGTTGATCTACTGGAGCTGGTTCTAGAATATCCATAGAGTTTGCAATTAAATCATCCATACTTGAAATGTTGAGCATTCGCATGTGGCTATTCTTGTCCTCCACACGCGGAACATAAAGCTTTTTTGCATTCTGAGCTGACCCATCTAGAGTTCAAGAAAACATATAAGAAGTCCACCCCCATCTAGGATAGCTCATAAAAAAGTTACGAGGAATCATATTCTGCACAAGCTTAAGAGGGATTTTCCTCACATACAAAAAGCATCAAGTCAAGAAATTGTTTATTCTACTAACCCTACCTTATAGCATTCTCGAATTTACGTCTCTATCAAGGTCATTGTATTGAcaattttgagaaattaaagaaTACACAGACAGAGCTACCTTTGGTTGGATTTTGCAGGATTTGAGACAACAATTTTGAAGTGTCAACTTCACGCAGGGCACTACAAGTTATATAAGCACACAGCCTCTGGCTAGATTTAAACCATGGAGCTTCCAAAACAAGACTTTGAATTGCATCGTCTGATGAAAACCCAGATGAGAATTAGCCATGAATgtatcaaaaaataatgatttttattacGATACGgtaaggggggggggggaagatgGCCTTGATGGTACCTTCTTGAGATCTGAGGGAAGGGTCCATGGACTTGAGGGACTTGCGGACTTTGGATCGAAGGACCTGTTTCTGCTTGAATATTCCGTCGAGATTGGTGGCGGTGCTCATTGTGCCAGGCGAACACAGAGAAGCGTCGGCTAGGCCTAGAAGTGGCTTCTTGGTGAATGCAAAATGTTGTGAAGGTGAAGGAGAAGGTGGTAAGAATGAGCAAGATGGATGAATCATTAACAATTCCTTAACCCTTAGTCGAAGCCCACTTCTCCACATTATTATTTTGCACTGCTACTCCATATCctattgctattatttttattcattatgtCTAGACGCCACATCAGATCTTCTCTTCTACTGTGTTGGTCCACCTAGTAGTATGTCATCGAGTAATCttccactttaaaaaaaaataattagaagaaataaattttatgttaaatttttttattattattattttcgaatcatggattttatatttttttcattttgtatatatttatttttttaaaacgagtcctaaaaatccaaaattgtCGTTCGAGGAATTCATTACAGAAAGATGTTCGACAAATCCAAAAGAGCTAAATATAGCAGCGAATGTTGTCGAAGGAAGTTAGCGGTGTTCTTCGAGATCTGGAAAAAACCATCTGGTGTATATGTGGCATTCACAAGGAGTTCATTAATGGCTACATACATAGCTAGATGTCCTGCAAATGAAAACAGAGCCAGCATGATTAAACCAGTAGCTGaaacaaaaaagattgaaaaggaGGAGTTGTTATCCATCTCATAGATTGAAAAGACCTGAATGGAGACATAACGCTTTTGTATGCTCATAAGGTTGTCTCTGTTGTGTGTAAGGAAATGGCTAGGTGTAACGACAGTGACTCGTGCAAGAAACCAGCTTATTACCGGCTATTGTTTCTGTCAACAGTTGTTGGGTCTCAATCTGTTGAAGTTAAACCCAGGAAAAGCTAAGCAACCACAGAAACAGCAGCAAGTTGATGGAAAACCCAAGTGAAGCACGTCATCTACTAGGGCAAACATTCCGGCTAAAGCTTTTTGCTGTAAAGTTAATGGCCATAAGCTAATGGTTTTTATTCCCTTTTTTGTTCTCCAGTGTTTAGTCCATTTTCTTCTAAGCCCTCAAAAACAGGGGATTAGTAAAGTTtgcttttgttctttgttttgtcGGTTAATTCCTCTAGCAGcatggagaaaaaagaaagaaagaaagaaagaaacggaGTCCGATAGTGCATGGATAGAGATAAAGGTGAAGAAAGAAAGGATTAGATCTCAAGTTTCGGTTGCAAACCCATCGGTAAAGAAGGATTTGTACGCCGCCACCATGGCTGGCTGTTCAGTCATTGCAGAACGGTGCTGGCTTTCCCATTTTCCGATTTCTCTGGCTGGATAATTAATACTGGTCATCTACAGTATTAGAACAGCAACAGGATATTAACAGAAACGTCTACAGCAGAAAAATCCCAAATGATCCAAGAAATGTTTTGCCATATCAGACAACGTATCTGCAAAGTTTTGAGCATAAAAAGAGATTGAGTCCTGCAAACATAgacatattaaatttaaaagttaagaCAAATTAGGGAGTCCTGCAAACATAGAAATACTAAATTTGAAAGTTAAGACCAATTAGGGCACAAGTTCTTCGAGGAACAACATTTATTCCTTTTTCCTTGAGAGCATCATAGGTCATTTCATGGACATAGTTGTTGAGGGCGATGAAAGATATCTTCATGAAATATGGAAGCTCTTAGGTTTAACATTTGCATTATGTTGATCTTGTTAAAGAAGGATGTGAAATGTAGAAAAAATACTATTAGTTGTTGAGCTCTAAACATCTATGAACAGCTCAAGTTTATTCAATACTGTACCATAAACATCATAAGCATCATCTAAAGTAATTACCAGCACCTCCTCCAGAATTCTTTGTCGCCACCTAACACAAACCAGAAAAAGCAACAGACTTTTAATATACTCAAATGGACACTTGAAGAATTTCAAAAGCTTAAACATAAAACCTCACTAACATGCAAGTTACCAATAAAGACATTCAGAAAACCTGAACATTAAGATTAATTGGGTCTAGAAGTTGAAAATAAGCTAAAAGATCTTAGAGCTATACAGTAATATGTTACTTCTTGCTTCTTATCTTTAGGATCATGAACATTCTCCTTGTCATCCTAATCTTCAGGCTACCATTCAGGAAAGTGATGAAGACAGAGCACCCAAATGCTGCAATATGGATCTTAGAGTTGAACAATCTACTCGAGTTAGAGTTGCTGAATCTTCTCGGAATCGGTGTTGAGATTAATATTAGAAGCTGTTTGTTTAGGaggttgtgtttgtgtttgaaGCCAAACGCAAATACAACCtatttggtttttcaaaatacaatttaCTATGTACGAGGAAtccatgtatattttaaaaaacaaactagaagTTCATGAAAAATTGCTTTTCACAAATCTATGAATGCATGCATTGGAGAGTGAAACTCTCTACTAGATGTGTCCACAATGGAGTTGAACTCCGCTATTCACAAGAATAGTGGTGTATGATTCTGATCGAACCGGGTCCGGTTCAAAATTAAATGCATTAGACCAGGTCCAactaggtaaaaaaaattaaattttatttttttatttttaattatgttttattataacatTAGTACTTTGTCAAATgaccatttttttctcttttttttatatctcataGCCTTTAATCTTTTCAGTTCTCTATGCCTTTGACATGAATGGATCATGATAggtttaatttgatgtttaaagTTTAGCCAACCCCTAAACTCCAAagagtattaaaaaaaacctaaattataaaaaataatactaaattTTGGATCAAttctgaattttaatttttttatttgagtgcctcaaattatttttatgaaaaataagttcTTTTTAGTAATTTTCATCATGGATAGATAATTTATTCGTGACATGACACaagctattataaaaaaaaaaaaattattaagagatgaaaattgaacagaaaaatcatattttacccaaaaaaaaatagtttatagtattcaaataaaaaaaaactaatttcaattTAGTATGGTTTTGCTACATTAAGTTTCCCATAACTTTTAGaatttcttataataattataacactactttactatatattttattcaattttttaaccaaatataatcatatgtcattaatatttaaatagttAAGAAGAAATTTTGTAGATAATTGGTGGTTAAAATATGTATCTAGTGTTCCATAAAAACTTACAAAAGCTAGGATTTTGAGAATAGCTAGGATTTTGAGtgtgttcatatttttttataaaaaacaatacaatgagaactaaaaaaaaaaaaaccaagctaaatgatagtatttttaaaagaaaattaattcatgtGGTGTAAAGGTTGCAGCGCGAGAGTATTGTGGATTGCTTCACAATTTGTTATGgacatcaataataatttttttgtctccaattttttcttattgttttcttaCATGTGTTGTTTGTGATGTTTTGTaagttgagagttttttttctttatacatTCTTGAAAATGCAAGGTTTTACTAGGTTTAAGAGCTTGATTATAGtgaatttaattagatataatttgaatttgttgcataaggaaataattaaaaaaaaaaaggaccaaactAACAGCAAGAAAAAACTATGTGATCAATCTCAAACTTGCACGAAAAGGTATGTTTTAGTCCACATATTCtccattgatttcttttatgGTCCCTTTAGTTTTAGGATTTTAAGTTATGGTCCAAAactttattatatatacattttaGTTCTTTAGTTAAAGAGGAGAGAGTCAtcgaaaaataatgaagaagagaaaaaatcattgattagtcatattttaacaataaaaaataataattttggtgttaatgagttttatataataagaattatgtaatttagattatttttttatcatttatcttgtccaaaaaaataaattaaggttcattaataaagataatttctCCTTTTATAGACCAATTGAAGGTTGATTTAAgactaaaaattgatttatcatgtgtttttaggttaaaataaattttttaattaaataaattaaaacctaaTTGTCCAATAACTtcaaatgatcaaaatatatacacaaaaataacatgttatttgttattataggtgacatgttattttaaaaaacaaatattaagacaaataaaacaaaacaaaaaaacaaaaagaaggttaCAAGCATAAGCTTGACAAGACCACACACCCCTAGCATTCTTTTTATTGGGTCAATCACACTAGCCCATCTAGAACAAAGCTAAGGTCTTGTTGGATAcaaccttttattattattattattatttaggatgtcattttattaaagattattcaatttaaacttgtatttttttaaatgaggttataatatttttttatgacattactttctttttaaaacacttCAGGCTTTTCTCCTTAaagtttagttaaaattattataattaaataattaagattatatttagaattttatcCCATTAAATACCATTTAATTTGACATTCATTTTTAGACAAGATTATAGTATTTTTCTTAGTAATATtactaattattttgtttattatcatatattaaCCTATTa
The genomic region above belongs to Populus alba chromosome 12, ASM523922v2, whole genome shotgun sequence and contains:
- the LOC118044592 gene encoding 5-formyltetrahydrofolate cyclo-ligase, mitochondrial isoform X1, which codes for MWRSGLRLRVKELLMIHPSCSFLPPSPSPSQHFAFTKKPLLGLADASLCSPGTMSTATNLDGIFKQKQVLRSKVRKSLKSMDPSLRSQEDDAIQSLVLEAPWFKSSQRLCAYITCSALREVDTSKLLSQILQNPTKDGSAQNAKKLYVPRVEDKNSHMRMLNISSMDDLIANSMDILEPAPVDQHGNAREDVMQANDPVDLFLLPGLAFDKSGRRLGRGGGYYDTFLRKYQELAKERDWRQPLLVALSYSLQIIDDGAIPVTLNDVPVDVLVSPAGVIPISQAALNRFDFGL
- the LOC118044592 gene encoding 5-formyltetrahydrofolate cyclo-ligase, mitochondrial isoform X2; its protein translation is MWRSGLRLRVKELLMIHPSCSFLPPSPSPSQHFAFTKKPLLGLADASLCSPGTMSTATNLDGIFKQKQVLRSKVRKSLKSMDPSLRSQEDDAIQSLVLEAPWFKSSQRLCAYITCSALREVDTSKLLSQILQNPTKDGSAQNAKKLYVPRVEDKNSHMRMLNISSMDDLIANSMDILEPAPVDQHGNAREDVMQANDPVDLFLLPGLAFDKSGRRLGRGGGYYDTFLRKYQELAKERDWRQPLLVALSYSLQIIDDGAIPVTLNDVPVDVLVSPAGVIPISQAALNRMQI